From one Rhizobium rosettiformans genomic stretch:
- the rsmD gene encoding 16S rRNA (guanine(966)-N(2))-methyltransferase RsmD, with the protein MRIVGGEFRGRSLATPKSNDIRPTVDRTRESLFNILAHAHPGVLDGTRILDLFAGTGAVGIEALSRGCKSALFVENSVEGRGLLWENIDAFGLHGRARMLRRDATDLGPANNIEPFELVFADPPYGKGLGEKALLSAHRGGWLAKDALVILEERADVQVSVDPVFAFVEERTFGDTKMYFFSYRPS; encoded by the coding sequence ATGCGCATCGTCGGCGGTGAGTTTCGTGGCCGCAGCCTGGCCACGCCGAAGTCGAATGACATCAGGCCGACCGTCGACCGGACGCGCGAGAGCCTGTTCAACATCCTGGCGCATGCCCATCCGGGCGTGCTCGACGGCACCCGCATCCTCGATCTCTTTGCAGGCACAGGTGCTGTCGGCATCGAGGCGTTGTCGAGGGGATGCAAGTCGGCACTCTTCGTCGAAAATAGCGTCGAGGGTCGCGGTCTACTCTGGGAAAACATTGATGCGTTCGGTCTACATGGCCGCGCCCGCATGTTGAGGCGCGACGCCACCGATCTCGGCCCAGCTAACAACATCGAGCCCTTCGAACTGGTTTTTGCCGATCCACCCTATGGCAAGGGTCTGGGTGAGAAGGCGCTGCTCTCGGCCCATCGAGGCGGCTGGCTGGCGAAGGACGCCCTCGTCATCCTCGAAGAGCGCGCCGATGTTCAGGTTTCTGTCGATCCGGTTTTCGCCTTCGTCGAGGAGCGGACCTTCGGTGACACGAAAATGTACTTCTTTTCCTATAGGCCGTCCTGA
- a CDS encoding patatin-like phospholipase family protein, giving the protein MDLVAETPIPSEAVKADPTIGLALGAGGARGFAHIPVLEVFDELGIKPALIAGSSMGAILGAGYAAGMSGRDIRDYTLQLADNRGLVLNRFWGLRPASIRALGGVRLGQFNLPRLLRAFLPPEIPESFADLRLPLTVIATDYYGQCELVRSEGDLYEALSASAAIPALFAPVTIDGRLMIDGGIFNPVPYDHLVGKVDIMIAVDVIGAPEGDGSLVPNRIDSLFGASQLMMQSHIALKMKICQPDIYLRPEVNSYKVLDFFKARQILDLCDRLKEPLKRDLSARMEDFIRR; this is encoded by the coding sequence ATGGATCTCGTCGCCGAAACGCCCATTCCCTCTGAAGCCGTAAAGGCCGATCCGACCATCGGTCTGGCACTCGGGGCAGGGGGCGCGCGCGGCTTTGCCCATATCCCGGTTCTTGAAGTCTTCGATGAACTCGGAATCAAGCCGGCGCTGATCGCCGGCTCCTCAATGGGAGCGATCCTCGGTGCCGGTTATGCCGCCGGCATGTCCGGCCGTGACATCAGGGACTATACGCTGCAGCTTGCCGACAACCGGGGCCTCGTGCTCAACCGCTTCTGGGGCTTGCGGCCTGCCAGCATTCGCGCCCTTGGTGGCGTCCGTCTGGGACAGTTCAATCTGCCGCGCCTCTTGCGGGCCTTCCTCCCGCCTGAGATCCCCGAGAGCTTTGCCGATCTCCGGCTGCCGCTTACGGTGATCGCCACCGACTACTACGGCCAGTGCGAACTGGTCCGCAGTGAAGGCGATCTCTATGAGGCGCTCTCGGCTTCTGCCGCCATTCCCGCGCTCTTTGCACCCGTCACCATCGATGGCCGCCTGATGATCGATGGAGGCATCTTCAACCCGGTGCCCTATGACCATCTGGTAGGCAAGGTCGACATCATGATTGCCGTTGATGTAATCGGCGCCCCGGAAGGTGATGGCTCCCTGGTGCCGAACCGCATCGACAGCCTGTTCGGAGCCTCGCAGCTGATGATGCAGTCCCACATTGCGCTGAAGATGAAGATCTGCCAGCCGGACATCTATCTGCGGCCTGAGGTCAACAGTTACAAGGTCCTCGATTTCTTCAAGGCGCGGCAGATCCTTGACCTCTGCGATCGTCTCAAGGAGCCCCTGAAGCGGGACCTATCGGCCCGCATGGAGGATTTCATACGTCGGTGA
- a CDS encoding monovalent cation:proton antiporter-2 (CPA2) family protein has product MASATEALFAQPLLLLGGAVIAAPLFRKLGLGTVLGYLAAGVVIGPVLHLIGGSGEILAVAELGVVLLLFIIGLELKPSRLWHMRRDIFGLGTSQVVLTGLVLTALVYAAGLLDWRGALVAGFGLALSSTAFALQLLEDYGDMNSRYGQRSFSILLFQDLAIVPLLAMVTILSSQGGETQQSPLIEIGIAVGAVIGMILAGRYLLTPMFQIIARTGAREVMIAAALFVVLGSAYLMQVAGLSMAMGAFLAGVMLAESSYRHELEADIEPFRGLLLALFFIAVGLSMELQVIVDNLVLIAVAVPVLMAVKALVIYAICRVSGSSRNDAIRIGMLLPQGGEFGFVLFTTAAAAGLFSSAQSSLLISIVTLSMALTPLTALLGQRLLARQAVDKEHMDEDFEGAGSDVLMVGFSRFGQIAAQILLASGRDVTILDDSPDRVRQAATFGFRIYFGDGTRLDMLRAAGIEKAKIVAVCTHKKEITDKIVDLIRSEYPDVRLFVRSYDRIHSLELRARDVEYELRETFESGLLFGRRTLEGLGASEDEAYDIAEDIRRRDEERLRLQAQEGILAGRELMHKRPVKPEPLIKPKKPIQAVEEEEQAPAA; this is encoded by the coding sequence TTGGCCAGCGCAACCGAAGCCCTGTTCGCCCAACCCCTGCTTCTCCTCGGAGGGGCGGTCATCGCAGCGCCACTCTTCCGCAAGCTCGGGCTTGGAACCGTGCTCGGCTATCTCGCCGCCGGCGTGGTGATCGGCCCCGTCCTGCACCTGATCGGTGGCTCGGGGGAAATCCTGGCGGTCGCCGAACTTGGCGTCGTACTCCTGCTCTTCATCATCGGACTGGAACTGAAGCCCAGCCGATTGTGGCACATGCGACGCGACATTTTCGGGCTGGGGACCAGTCAGGTCGTGCTGACCGGCCTCGTGCTGACGGCGCTGGTCTATGCGGCAGGCCTGCTTGACTGGCGCGGCGCGTTGGTTGCCGGCTTCGGCCTCGCGCTGTCGTCGACAGCCTTTGCGCTGCAATTGCTCGAAGACTATGGCGACATGAACAGCCGCTACGGGCAGCGCTCCTTCTCCATCCTGCTCTTCCAGGACCTCGCCATCGTGCCGCTGCTGGCCATGGTCACGATCCTCAGCTCCCAGGGTGGCGAGACGCAGCAATCTCCGCTGATCGAAATCGGTATCGCGGTTGGCGCGGTGATTGGGATGATCCTGGCCGGGCGCTACCTGCTCACACCGATGTTCCAGATCATCGCGCGGACGGGTGCGCGCGAGGTGATGATCGCGGCAGCACTCTTCGTTGTTCTCGGATCGGCCTATCTGATGCAGGTGGCAGGCCTCTCGATGGCGATGGGCGCCTTCCTGGCCGGCGTCATGCTGGCCGAGTCTTCCTATCGCCACGAGCTGGAGGCCGATATCGAGCCCTTCCGCGGACTCCTGCTGGCGCTCTTCTTCATCGCTGTCGGGTTGTCTATGGAGCTGCAGGTCATCGTCGACAACCTGGTCCTGATTGCCGTTGCGGTACCGGTGCTGATGGCGGTCAAGGCGCTGGTGATCTACGCGATCTGCCGCGTCTCGGGCTCGTCGCGCAACGATGCGATCCGTATCGGCATGTTGTTGCCGCAAGGTGGCGAGTTCGGTTTCGTGCTCTTCACCACGGCTGCTGCAGCGGGACTTTTCAGCAGTGCGCAATCTTCACTGCTGATTTCCATCGTCACCTTGTCCATGGCGCTCACGCCGTTGACGGCGCTGCTCGGCCAACGGCTCCTGGCCCGACAGGCAGTCGATAAAGAACACATGGACGAGGACTTCGAGGGCGCCGGCTCGGACGTGCTGATGGTCGGCTTTTCCCGCTTCGGCCAGATCGCAGCGCAAATCCTGCTCGCAAGCGGGCGGGACGTAACCATTCTCGATGACAGCCCCGATCGCGTGCGACAGGCGGCAACCTTCGGCTTCCGCATCTATTTCGGTGACGGCACACGGCTCGACATGCTGAGGGCTGCCGGCATCGAGAAGGCGAAGATTGTCGCGGTCTGCACCCACAAGAAGGAGATCACCGACAAGATCGTCGATCTCATCCGCTCCGAATATCCGGACGTGCGCCTTTTTGTGCGGTCCTATGACCGAATCCACAGCCTGGAACTGCGGGCACGGGACGTGGAATACGAGTTGCGCGAAACCTTCGAGTCCGGTCTGCTCTTCGGACGGCGGACGCTGGAAGGCTTGGGCGCCAGCGAAGACGAGGCCTATGACATCGCCGAGGATATCCGTCGGCGTGACGAGGAGCGGCTGAGGTTGCAGGCCCAGGAAGGCATTCTGGCGGGCCGGGAGCTCATGCACAAGCGACCGGTCAAGCCCGAACCGCTGATCAAGCCTAAGAAGCCGATCCAGGCCGTCGAGGAGGAAGAACAAGCGCCGGCCGCCTGA
- a CDS encoding TldD/PmbA family protein: MPNQIDSANLLERAEQLVDLAVKAGADKADAVVVRSRSKGVSVRLGKVESTEASESDDFSLRVFIGRQVASVSANPGFDLKALAERAVAMAKVSPEDPFAGLADESDLARDIPDLELFDETEVSGDQLRESALAMEEAARSVSGVSNSLGAGASAGMGGLVLVTSHGFSGSYAASRFSRSVGVIAGEGTKMERDHDFDSRLYFAELDSPEEIGRRAAERAIRRLNPRQVPTASNLTVVFDPRVARGFAGTIAGAINGASVARKTSFLRDKMGQQVLKAGLNITDDPLKVRGSSSRPFDGEGVSGKPLTMIEDGVLKHWFLSSSTARELGLKTNGRGVRGGTSVSPSSTNLALEPGDMSPQDLIRSVGTGLYITDMIGSGVDMITGEYSRGASGFWIENGELTYPVSEITIASNLKDMFMRITVANDIDRKFGVAAPTLAIEGMTLAGL, encoded by the coding sequence ATGCCCAATCAAATCGATTCCGCCAACCTCCTCGAACGCGCCGAGCAGCTCGTCGACCTCGCCGTCAAGGCAGGCGCCGACAAGGCGGATGCGGTCGTCGTGCGCTCCCGGTCCAAGGGGGTCAGCGTCCGGCTCGGCAAGGTCGAGTCGACCGAGGCATCCGAGAGCGACGACTTTTCGCTGCGCGTCTTCATCGGTCGCCAGGTGGCGAGCGTGTCGGCCAATCCGGGCTTCGACCTCAAGGCGCTCGCCGAACGCGCCGTCGCCATGGCCAAGGTCTCGCCCGAAGATCCCTTTGCCGGTCTCGCCGACGAGAGCGATCTCGCCCGGGATATTCCCGACCTGGAGCTCTTTGATGAGACGGAAGTCTCTGGCGACCAGTTGCGCGAAAGCGCACTCGCCATGGAAGAAGCGGCCCGTTCGGTCAGCGGCGTCAGCAATTCTCTGGGCGCCGGAGCCTCGGCCGGCATGGGTGGCCTCGTGCTCGTCACCTCACATGGCTTTTCCGGCAGCTATGCCGCGTCACGCTTCTCCCGTTCGGTTGGCGTGATCGCCGGCGAGGGGACCAAGATGGAGCGCGACCATGATTTCGACAGCCGCCTCTATTTCGCCGAACTCGACAGCCCCGAGGAAATCGGCCGCCGCGCCGCGGAGCGCGCGATCCGGCGACTGAACCCGCGCCAGGTGCCGACCGCCTCCAACCTCACCGTCGTCTTCGACCCGCGCGTCGCCAGAGGCTTCGCGGGCACGATCGCCGGCGCCATCAATGGTGCGTCGGTTGCCCGCAAGACCTCCTTCCTGCGCGACAAGATGGGCCAACAGGTTCTGAAGGCCGGCCTCAACATCACCGATGATCCGCTGAAGGTCCGCGGCTCCTCGTCTCGCCCCTTCGATGGCGAGGGTGTGTCGGGCAAGCCGCTGACGATGATCGAGGACGGTGTGTTGAAGCACTGGTTCCTGTCGTCGTCCACCGCCCGGGAGCTTGGCCTCAAGACCAATGGCCGTGGCGTACGGGGCGGCACCTCGGTCTCGCCGTCCTCCACCAACCTGGCGCTGGAGCCTGGTGACATGTCTCCGCAAGACCTGATCCGCAGCGTCGGCACGGGGCTCTACATCACCGATATGATCGGAAGTGGCGTCGACATGATCACCGGCGAATACAGCCGGGGTGCAAGCGGTTTCTGGATCGAGAATGGTGAACTCACCTATCCTGTCTCCGAGATCACGATCGCGTCCAATCTGAAGGACATGTTCATGCGGATCACGGTGGCGAATGACATCGACCGCAAGTTCGGTGTCGCAGCTCCCACCCTTGCCATCGAGGGTATGACCCTTGCCGGACTCTGA
- a CDS encoding 3'(2'),5'-bisphosphate nucleotidase CysQ: MPDSDRKAEAIPHFDWQADLALITEAAREAGKVAMAHFGQSPEVWWKNEGRSPVSAADYAANRILEEILRHARPNYGWLSEETDDDPARLFCDTLFVIDPIDGTRAFLAGKDTWCVSVAVVHKGKPVAGILVAPSLGEEFTATINGPARRNGQDISVSSAGIEGSLKLASAQDMVASFSSVLRPRIERVDHIPSLAYRLALVADGRIDATLVKKSSHDWDLAAADLILARAGGSLTDLDGEALVYNRQEVTHPVLCAASRELLPALLKNISRIPRS, from the coding sequence TTGCCGGACTCTGATCGAAAGGCCGAGGCCATACCGCATTTCGACTGGCAGGCGGACCTTGCGCTGATCACCGAGGCGGCCCGCGAGGCCGGCAAGGTGGCAATGGCCCATTTCGGCCAGTCGCCGGAGGTTTGGTGGAAGAACGAGGGCCGCTCGCCGGTGAGCGCGGCCGACTACGCCGCCAACCGCATCCTTGAGGAGATCCTTCGTCACGCCCGGCCGAATTACGGCTGGCTGTCTGAGGAGACCGACGACGATCCGGCTAGGCTTTTCTGCGACACGCTCTTTGTCATCGACCCGATCGACGGCACCCGGGCCTTCCTCGCAGGCAAGGATACCTGGTGCGTGTCTGTGGCGGTTGTCCACAAGGGGAAGCCTGTGGCCGGCATCCTGGTTGCGCCATCCCTGGGCGAGGAATTTACCGCGACGATCAACGGCCCCGCGCGCCGCAACGGGCAGGACATATCGGTTTCGTCGGCCGGCATCGAGGGCAGCCTGAAGCTCGCCTCGGCACAGGACATGGTTGCAAGTTTCAGCTCGGTGCTCAGGCCCCGCATCGAGCGCGTCGATCACATACCCTCGCTCGCCTACCGGCTGGCATTGGTGGCCGACGGGCGCATCGATGCGACGCTGGTGAAGAAGAGCTCCCACGACTGGGACCTTGCCGCTGCCGATCTGATCCTCGCGCGTGCCGGCGGGTCGCTCACCGATCTCGACGGTGAAGCGCTCGTATACAACAGGCAGGAGGTGACGCATCCGGTGCTCTGCGCAGCATCGCGAGAGCTACTTCCAGCCTTGCTGAAGAACATCTCCCGAATTCCTCGGAGTTGA
- a CDS encoding DUF4170 domain-containing protein codes for MTESNENKQLLHLVFGGELSNLEQVQFRDLTTLDIVGIFPDYASALVAWKAKAQETVDNAHMRYFIVHMHRLLNPSEK; via the coding sequence ATGACGGAATCCAACGAAAACAAGCAGCTTCTCCATCTCGTTTTTGGCGGTGAATTGTCAAACCTTGAACAGGTGCAGTTCCGTGATCTGACCACGCTCGATATCGTCGGCATTTTTCCGGACTATGCCAGCGCGCTTGTCGCCTGGAAGGCGAAAGCGCAGGAGACGGTCGACAACGCCCATATGCGTTACTTCATCGTCCACATGCATCGGCTGCTCAATCCTTCAGAGAAGTAA
- the waaA gene encoding lipid IV(A) 3-deoxy-D-manno-octulosonic acid transferase, producing the protein MSDGLASLALTSYGWLGLAAYPLSRPLLAYRAAKGKEDRARRSERFGHASLARPAGPLVWIHAASVGETTAVVALMRELRRRDIHVLLTTGTVTSAEVAKNRLGDMVLHQYVPLDLLPCIRRFLDYWQPDVAIGVESEIWPTTLAELHRRHIPQILVNARMSDRSFDRWKRHPSIAETLFGKLALVIAQSDLDAERFRDLAAWPVSVSGNIKVDSDAPPCDEQVLERYRQQIGDRKTWAAISTFEGEEKIASMVHRALKAHTGMLTVLVPRHPDRCDEIEAMLVEKGLVVARRTRGDVITPETDVFLGDTIGEMGLYLRLTEVAFVGRSLSAEGGQNPLEPAMLGCAVLSGPQVSNFRESYQRLVRKGSARIVRDAEMLAKAVHFLLNNEVARAKMIDAGLESMQEMRGALTTTLKGLEPYISPLSVKAKLEPRAAGQS; encoded by the coding sequence CTGAGCGACGGTCTCGCATCCCTCGCTCTGACGTCCTACGGCTGGTTGGGCCTCGCGGCCTATCCGCTGTCGCGTCCCCTGCTTGCCTATCGGGCCGCCAAGGGCAAGGAAGATCGTGCTCGCCGCAGTGAACGCTTCGGCCATGCGAGCCTTGCTAGACCCGCCGGTCCGCTCGTCTGGATCCATGCCGCGAGCGTTGGCGAAACGACGGCCGTCGTCGCCCTGATGCGCGAACTGCGCCGCCGCGACATTCATGTGCTCTTGACCACCGGCACGGTCACCTCTGCGGAAGTTGCAAAGAACCGCCTCGGCGACATGGTCCTGCACCAGTATGTGCCGCTCGACCTTCTCCCCTGCATCCGTCGTTTCCTCGACTACTGGCAGCCGGATGTCGCGATCGGTGTCGAATCCGAGATCTGGCCCACAACGCTTGCAGAACTGCATCGGCGGCATATCCCGCAGATCCTGGTCAATGCCCGCATGTCCGATCGGTCCTTCGATCGCTGGAAGCGCCATCCCTCGATCGCCGAAACCCTGTTCGGCAAACTGGCGCTGGTGATTGCCCAGTCCGACCTTGATGCGGAACGCTTCCGTGATCTGGCCGCCTGGCCGGTTAGCGTGTCGGGCAATATCAAGGTCGATAGCGATGCACCGCCCTGCGATGAACAGGTGCTGGAGCGCTACCGCCAGCAGATCGGCGACCGCAAGACCTGGGCGGCGATCTCGACCTTCGAGGGCGAAGAGAAGATCGCCTCCATGGTGCATCGGGCACTCAAGGCCCATACCGGCATGCTGACCGTTCTGGTGCCGCGCCATCCCGACCGCTGCGATGAGATCGAGGCCATGCTGGTCGAAAAGGGTCTGGTGGTCGCGCGCCGTACGCGCGGTGATGTCATCACGCCCGAGACCGATGTGTTCCTCGGCGATACCATCGGCGAGATGGGGCTTTATCTGCGCCTGACGGAGGTCGCATTCGTCGGCCGTTCGCTCTCCGCCGAAGGCGGTCAGAACCCGCTGGAGCCTGCCATGCTCGGCTGCGCCGTGCTGTCGGGCCCGCAGGTCAGCAATTTCCGCGAAAGTTACCAGCGCCTCGTGCGCAAGGGCTCGGCCCGGATCGTCCGCGATGCCGAAATGCTGGCCAAGGCCGTCCACTTCCTGCTCAATAATGAAGTCGCGCGCGCGAAGATGATCGACGCCGGCCTCGAGAGCATGCAGGAAATGCGCGGTGCGCTGACGACGACCCTCAAGGGTCTCGAACCCTATATCAGCCCACTCTCCGTCAAGGCCAAGCTCGAGCCGCGCGCCGCGGGCCAGAGCTGA
- a CDS encoding HAD family hydrolase — protein sequence MNDKPRIAGILFDKDGTLLDFDASWGPVNREVALMAADGDQALADALLQACGMDPVSGDIVPDSLFAAGNTVEIAEGMIVAGSPFALDILVPKIDACFAKAAEFSVPVTELQPLFASLHGKGLRLGIASSDNERSIRVAAERFGILPFVDYIAGYDSGHGKKPEAGMVLGFCAATGLAPSEVAVVGDNNHDLHMGLNAGAGLKIGVLSGTGSRETLTQHSDMILSDITGLEALFA from the coding sequence ATGAACGACAAACCCCGGATTGCCGGCATCCTGTTCGACAAGGACGGGACGCTGCTCGATTTTGACGCCAGCTGGGGTCCGGTCAACCGGGAAGTGGCGCTAATGGCGGCGGATGGTGATCAGGCACTGGCCGATGCGCTGCTTCAGGCCTGCGGCATGGATCCGGTGTCCGGTGACATCGTGCCTGACAGCCTGTTTGCGGCCGGCAATACGGTCGAGATCGCCGAAGGCATGATCGTGGCTGGCTCGCCCTTCGCTCTGGATATTCTGGTGCCGAAGATCGACGCGTGCTTCGCCAAGGCCGCCGAGTTTTCCGTGCCGGTTACAGAGCTGCAACCGCTTTTCGCCAGCCTGCATGGCAAGGGCCTTCGCCTCGGCATCGCCTCCAGCGACAACGAACGCTCGATCCGGGTTGCTGCCGAACGGTTCGGCATCCTGCCCTTCGTGGACTACATCGCCGGCTACGACAGCGGCCACGGCAAGAAGCCGGAGGCCGGTATGGTGCTCGGCTTTTGCGCGGCAACCGGGCTTGCCCCGTCGGAAGTCGCCGTCGTCGGAGACAACAATCACGATCTGCATATGGGGCTGAATGCCGGGGCCGGTCTGAAGATCGGTGTCCTCTCAGGAACCGGCTCGCGGGAAACGCTGACCCAACATTCCGACATGATCTTGAGCGACATCACCGGGCTCGAAGCCCTTTTCGCCTGA
- the lpxK gene encoding tetraacyldisaccharide 4'-kinase yields the protein MVSEAPPFWWTKTGWQAICLYPLSFAYGRISGAVMRHRRRHALSVPVICVGNFTVGGAGKTPTAIAIARAAKARGLKPGFLSRGYGGSLDVTTVVDPHHHRSTAVGDEPLLLAREALTVISRRRVAGAEKLVAEGADLIIMDDGFQSARLTVDYALIVIDSQRGIGNGWVVPAGPVRAPIGIQMWHLDAILKVGKGDAADQFVRKASRSGKPVLVANVVPSTGSELSGQSVLAYAGIADPNKFYRTLDELGAVIADRQDFPDHHHLAEDEISDLISRAKKQGLQLVTTAKDSVRLSGGHGRSEELREKSRVVDVDMLFDDPKAPDLIIDRAIEAFRRRRLDKKA from the coding sequence ATGGTATCCGAGGCACCGCCCTTCTGGTGGACCAAGACCGGCTGGCAGGCGATCTGCCTCTATCCGCTCTCCTTCGCCTATGGCCGCATTTCCGGTGCCGTCATGCGCCACCGCCGCAGGCATGCCTTATCCGTCCCCGTCATCTGTGTCGGAAACTTCACCGTCGGCGGCGCCGGCAAGACGCCGACCGCGATCGCCATCGCCAGAGCCGCGAAGGCGCGGGGGCTGAAGCCTGGTTTTCTAAGCCGTGGCTACGGCGGCTCTCTCGATGTCACGACCGTCGTCGATCCGCATCATCATCGTTCGACCGCCGTCGGTGACGAGCCCTTGCTGCTCGCCCGCGAAGCGCTGACGGTTATCTCCCGTCGGCGGGTCGCCGGAGCCGAAAAGTTGGTGGCCGAGGGTGCCGATCTCATCATCATGGATGACGGTTTCCAGAGTGCGCGCCTCACGGTCGACTACGCCCTGATCGTCATCGACAGCCAGCGCGGCATCGGCAATGGCTGGGTCGTGCCCGCAGGGCCGGTCCGCGCCCCGATCGGCATCCAGATGTGGCACCTCGATGCGATCCTCAAGGTCGGCAAGGGCGATGCCGCCGACCAGTTCGTCCGCAAGGCGTCCCGCAGCGGCAAGCCGGTCCTGGTCGCCAATGTCGTGCCGAGCACTGGCTCGGAGCTTTCCGGTCAGTCAGTGCTCGCTTACGCAGGGATCGCCGACCCCAACAAGTTTTACCGGACCTTGGACGAACTCGGCGCCGTCATCGCCGATCGTCAGGATTTCCCCGATCACCATCACCTCGCCGAGGACGAGATATCCGATCTGATCAGCCGCGCCAAAAAGCAGGGGCTGCAACTCGTCACGACGGCCAAGGACAGCGTCCGCCTGTCGGGCGGTCATGGACGTTCGGAAGAGCTTCGGGAAAAATCGAGGGTCGTCGACGTCGACATGCTCTTCGACGATCCGAAGGCACCGGACCTGATCATTGACCGGGCCATTGAGGCCTTCCGCCGCAGGCGTCTCGACAAGAAGGCGTGA
- a CDS encoding DUF2093 domain-containing protein, which produces MNRFEGGGNREAKIRYLDADFQILTPGTFVTCAITGRPVLVDELKYWSVARQEAYVDAAASLEAEKRAGALPNQRR; this is translated from the coding sequence ATGAACCGTTTCGAAGGCGGCGGAAACCGCGAAGCCAAGATCCGCTATCTCGATGCCGATTTCCAGATCCTGACACCGGGGACCTTCGTCACCTGCGCGATCACCGGTCGACCGGTGCTGGTTGATGAGCTGAAATACTGGAGCGTGGCACGACAAGAGGCCTATGTGGATGCGGCAGCTTCGCTCGAGGCCGAAAAGCGCGCAGGCGCCCTGCCGAACCAGCGGCGCTGA